A single region of the Halopiger xanaduensis SH-6 genome encodes:
- the cdd gene encoding cytidine deaminase, whose amino-acid sequence MSDSDAEAAADLLERAREIQSQAHVPYSEYPVGAALETADGEIFVGCNLENANYSNSLHAEEVAVAEAVKQGYYDFARIAVSSGRRDGVTPCGMCRQTLAEFCDDDLVVICDDGDDAEPATYTLGELLPNTISEETLADS is encoded by the coding sequence ATGTCCGATTCCGACGCCGAAGCCGCGGCCGACCTGCTCGAGCGCGCTCGCGAAATCCAGTCGCAGGCCCACGTCCCCTACTCCGAGTACCCCGTCGGCGCCGCCCTCGAGACGGCCGACGGCGAGATCTTCGTCGGTTGCAACCTCGAGAACGCAAACTACAGCAACAGCCTCCACGCCGAGGAGGTCGCGGTCGCCGAGGCGGTCAAGCAGGGCTACTACGACTTCGCCCGGATCGCGGTCAGTTCCGGGCGGCGCGACGGCGTCACCCCCTGCGGAATGTGCCGGCAGACGCTCGCGGAGTTCTGCGACGACGACCTCGTCGTCATCTGCGACGATGGCGACGACGCGGAGCCCGCGACGTACACGCTGGGCGAACTACTTCCGAACACGATTTCCGAGGAGACGCTCGCGGACTCTTAA
- a CDS encoding DUF488 domain-containing protein: MASESRGSDAHSESEGELADTYVAAVQHDLADLPDGAALVGVVRRPAPWFHAAVDENYPELGPPADLLESMREIEDDMKMQGLCEKGAHNAAWDQVGFDEAYRDHLETSADAQAAIEDLAERLESGESIALVCFENTEKKRCHRTILRERLAERLEAEG; the protein is encoded by the coding sequence ATGGCATCCGAGTCTCGCGGTAGCGATGCCCACAGTGAGAGCGAGGGCGAACTCGCGGACACCTACGTCGCCGCCGTCCAGCACGACCTCGCCGACCTTCCGGACGGCGCCGCGCTCGTCGGCGTCGTCAGGAGACCGGCGCCGTGGTTCCACGCCGCGGTCGACGAGAACTACCCCGAACTCGGCCCGCCCGCCGACCTGCTCGAGTCGATGCGCGAGATAGAGGATGACATGAAGATGCAGGGGCTGTGCGAGAAGGGCGCCCACAACGCGGCCTGGGATCAGGTCGGGTTCGACGAGGCGTATCGCGACCACCTCGAGACGTCGGCGGACGCGCAGGCGGCAATCGAGGACCTCGCGGAGCGACTCGAGTCCGGCGAGTCGATCGCGCTCGTCTGTTTCGAGAACACGGAAAAGAAGCGGTGTCACCGGACGATTCTTCGAGAACGGCTCGCGGAGCGACTCGAGGCCGAGGGTTAA
- a CDS encoding nucleoside phosphorylase, which produces MPGDSEDPNADVQYHLEVGPEDVADTVLLPGNPERLEKIVDFWDDHEMRAHHREYRTATGSYEGTPISVTSTGIGSPSAAIAVEELARVGVETFIRVGSCGALQPEMDVGDLVITTGGVRQEGTSDEYVREDYPAAADYEVVSALVAAAERLGYDYHTGITMSADSFYAGQGRPGYEGFEAAGADELVDQLQEANVKNIEMEASAIMTLANVYGLRAGAVCTVYANRETGEFRTEGESRAAETASLATHLLAKMDEAKREAGADRWHPGLSLDLEE; this is translated from the coding sequence ATGCCAGGGGACAGCGAAGACCCGAACGCGGACGTACAGTACCACCTCGAGGTCGGACCCGAAGACGTTGCCGACACCGTGCTCCTGCCGGGCAACCCCGAGCGCCTCGAGAAGATCGTCGACTTCTGGGACGACCACGAGATGCGCGCCCACCACCGCGAGTACCGGACGGCGACGGGAAGCTACGAGGGGACGCCGATCTCGGTGACGTCGACGGGGATCGGCAGTCCGTCGGCTGCGATCGCGGTCGAGGAACTCGCCCGGGTCGGCGTCGAGACGTTCATCCGCGTCGGCTCCTGCGGCGCGCTCCAGCCCGAGATGGACGTCGGCGATCTGGTGATCACGACCGGCGGCGTCCGCCAGGAGGGGACCAGCGACGAGTACGTCCGGGAGGATTACCCCGCGGCCGCGGATTACGAGGTCGTCAGCGCGCTCGTCGCCGCCGCCGAGCGGCTGGGCTACGACTACCACACCGGGATCACGATGAGCGCGGACTCCTTCTACGCGGGCCAGGGCCGGCCCGGCTACGAGGGGTTCGAGGCGGCCGGCGCCGACGAACTCGTCGACCAACTGCAGGAAGCGAACGTGAAGAACATCGAGATGGAGGCCAGCGCGATCATGACGCTGGCGAACGTCTACGGACTGCGCGCCGGCGCCGTCTGCACCGTCTACGCCAACCGCGAGACCGGCGAGTTCCGAACCGAAGGCGAGTCGCGCGCGGCCGAAACCGCCAGCCTCGCAACGCACCTGCTCGCGAAGATGGACGAAGCCAAGCGCGAGGCCGGCGCGGATCGGTGGCATCCGGGGCTCTCGCTCGATCTCGAGGAGTGA
- a CDS encoding mechanosensitive ion channel family protein, whose product MNWQTFLDEPAVIAAAVLALGFVVGYLVGRLNKELLAASGVPDAVEGTPFERTAQSLGTSTVEIVARLSSWFIYGIAVLTAIHIAQLLDTEAFWFQVTQYIPQVFIAVLVLILGFIVADKAELVVSEYLRSVKLPEVSIIPRLVKYSVLYVAFLIALGQIGVYIYPLLILLAVYAAGIVVVGAVTFKDFLVSSAAGIYLLLNQPYGIGDEIQIGDQAGIVQEVDLFVTKIEDDSEEYIIPNRRVFEEEIVRVRD is encoded by the coding sequence ATGAACTGGCAGACGTTTCTCGACGAGCCGGCGGTGATCGCAGCCGCGGTGCTGGCGCTCGGATTCGTCGTCGGCTACCTCGTCGGGCGACTCAACAAGGAGTTGCTGGCGGCGTCGGGCGTTCCCGATGCCGTCGAGGGGACGCCCTTCGAGCGGACGGCCCAGTCGCTGGGCACGTCGACGGTCGAGATCGTCGCCCGCCTGAGTTCGTGGTTCATCTACGGGATCGCGGTCCTGACGGCGATCCACATCGCCCAGCTGCTGGACACGGAGGCGTTCTGGTTTCAGGTCACGCAGTACATCCCGCAGGTCTTCATCGCGGTGCTGGTCCTGATCCTCGGCTTCATCGTCGCGGACAAGGCCGAACTCGTCGTCAGCGAGTACCTCCGGAGCGTCAAACTGCCGGAGGTCTCGATCATCCCGCGGCTGGTCAAATACTCCGTCCTCTACGTGGCCTTTCTCATCGCGCTGGGCCAGATCGGCGTCTACATCTACCCGCTGTTGATCCTGCTCGCCGTCTACGCGGCCGGGATCGTCGTCGTCGGCGCGGTCACGTTCAAGGACTTCCTCGTCTCGAGCGCAGCGGGGATCTACCTGCTGTTGAACCAGCCCTACGGCATCGGCGACGAGATCCAGATCGGCGACCAGGCCGGAATCGTTCAGGAGGTCGATCTGTTCGTGACGAAAATCGAGGACGACTCGGAGGAGTACATCATCCCGAATCGCCGGGTGTTCGAGGAAGAGATCGTCCGCGTTCGGGACTGA
- the dacZ gene encoding diadenylate cyclase DacZ codes for MAGLDDVFGELFSGADAILLFAPSGSFYERFREIDDLDVVVVGTENDVDAETFVELPLEFENVSERIRFALEGALEEDVVDDGDELICATGVFDDEIDTVSRVRADADSHTGIYDLFAQSRAEPEVIKSVLEVAIELGQKGQKGKPVGALFVVGDAGKVMNKSRPLSYNPFEKSHVHVGDPIVNVMLKEFSRLDGAFVISDAGKIVSAYRYLEPSAEGIDIPKGLGARHMSGAAITRDTNAVSIVLSESDGLVRAFKAGELILEVDPEAY; via the coding sequence ATGGCCGGGTTAGACGACGTGTTCGGGGAGCTCTTCTCCGGTGCCGACGCAATTTTGCTGTTCGCACCGAGCGGATCGTTCTACGAACGGTTTCGGGAGATCGACGACCTCGACGTCGTCGTTGTCGGGACGGAGAACGACGTCGACGCCGAGACGTTCGTCGAACTCCCGCTCGAGTTCGAGAACGTCTCCGAACGGATCCGGTTCGCCCTCGAGGGCGCCCTCGAGGAGGACGTCGTCGACGACGGCGACGAACTCATCTGCGCGACGGGGGTCTTCGACGACGAGATCGACACCGTCTCCCGCGTGCGCGCGGACGCCGACTCCCACACCGGCATCTACGACCTGTTCGCCCAGTCCCGGGCCGAACCCGAGGTCATCAAGTCGGTGCTGGAGGTGGCGATCGAACTCGGACAGAAGGGCCAGAAGGGGAAGCCGGTCGGCGCGCTGTTCGTCGTCGGCGACGCCGGCAAGGTGATGAACAAGTCCCGGCCGCTCTCGTACAACCCCTTCGAGAAGTCCCACGTCCACGTCGGCGACCCGATCGTGAACGTGATGTTGAAGGAGTTCTCGCGGCTCGACGGCGCGTTCGTCATCTCCGACGCGGGCAAGATCGTCTCGGCGTACCGCTACCTCGAGCCGTCCGCCGAGGGGATCGACATTCCGAAGGGCCTGGGCGCGCGGCACATGTCCGGCGCGGCGATCACACGGGATACGAACGCGGTCTCGATCGTGCTCTCCGAGAGCGACGGGCTCGTCCGGGCGTTCAAGGCCGGCGAGCTTATTCTGGAGGTCGATCCGGAGGCGTACTGA
- a CDS encoding alpha/beta fold hydrolase: MAELALEDGRLWYETHDPGRTRGRSLVFVHGGWLNGTAWQPQVEHFADDYRIVTPDVRGHGRTGATDADRYSIELFTDDLEALLAHLEIERPILCGLSLGSMIVQEYLSRHAGAGMDPDSNSSADAAANGTVPAGAILGGAVRSMPPVDLPSGVEPFVSPGPALGTALSLTGPKTTFRSLLQSIRATTGREWLSVDPDVRAAAMDAVGEVSREEFRKVFDALVRYDPPDLSGVDVPTLVVHGEQEAPQVKRQGEQIASAVADGRRVTLENAGHLVNQDRPTAFNAVSEGFLNGLAAEPVAR; the protein is encoded by the coding sequence ATGGCGGAACTCGCGCTCGAGGACGGACGGCTCTGGTACGAAACGCACGATCCGGGCCGGACCCGCGGACGCTCCCTCGTCTTCGTACACGGCGGCTGGCTGAACGGCACCGCCTGGCAACCGCAGGTCGAGCACTTCGCGGACGACTATCGGATCGTGACGCCGGACGTCCGCGGCCACGGCCGAACGGGCGCGACCGACGCCGATCGGTACTCGATCGAGTTGTTCACGGACGACCTCGAGGCGCTGCTCGCCCACCTCGAGATCGAGCGGCCCATACTCTGCGGTCTCTCGCTGGGGTCGATGATCGTACAGGAGTACCTCTCTCGCCACGCAGGCGCGGGGATGGATCCAGATTCGAACTCGAGCGCGGACGCTGCGGCAAACGGCACTGTCCCGGCGGGTGCAATTCTCGGCGGCGCGGTTCGCTCGATGCCGCCGGTCGACCTCCCCTCGGGAGTCGAACCGTTCGTCTCGCCGGGGCCGGCGCTCGGAACCGCGCTATCGCTGACGGGTCCGAAGACGACGTTCCGTTCGCTGCTCCAGTCGATCCGCGCGACGACCGGCCGGGAGTGGCTCTCGGTCGACCCGGACGTCCGCGCGGCGGCGATGGACGCCGTCGGCGAAGTTTCCCGAGAGGAGTTCCGGAAGGTCTTCGACGCGCTCGTGCGGTACGACCCGCCAGACCTGTCCGGCGTCGACGTCCCGACGCTCGTCGTCCACGGCGAACAGGAAGCCCCGCAGGTCAAACGCCAGGGCGAACAGATCGCGTCGGCCGTCGCCGACGGCCGGCGGGTCACGCTCGAGAACGCCGGCCACCTCGTGAATCAGGACCGGCCGACCGCGTTCAACGCGGTGAGCGAGGGGTTCCTGAACGGGCTCGCCGCCGAACCGGTCGCCCGCTGA
- a CDS encoding uracil-xanthine permease family protein yields MTGDDAAADGAARDDIEYGIDDRPPLGESFVLGVQHYLTMVGANIAVPLILAEAMGMPDDITAQFIGTFFVVSGIATLAQTTFGNRYPIVQGAPFSMLAPALAIITVVTVGGVGGGDWQAALVQLQGAIIVAATVEVLMGYLGLVGKLRRFLSPVVIAPTIMLIGLSLFSAGQITAREQSWWLLGLTLGLILLFSQYLDVKHRAFKLYPVILALVIAWVVAAALSATGVIVDGHPGYVPLEDVTDTQPFLPIYPFQWGAPQFTTAFIVGMFAGVLASIVESIGDYYAVANLTGSGAPSERRINHGIGMEGLMNVFAGIMGTAGSTSYSENIGAIGLTGVASRYVVQLGALVMLFVGFVGYFGQLIATIPDPIVGGLFIAMFGQIVAVGVSNLRHVDLESSRNTFIVGFALFVGLAIPAYMGNFDSTIAFRETLGLEATLASLPVWAEAAVQVVVDTVYIIGSTGMAVGGLAALILDNTIAGSREERGLAHWDRITEDESEFDSFWDRWLGAGGASSADSGRSD; encoded by the coding sequence ATGACGGGGGACGATGCGGCCGCTGACGGGGCTGCCAGGGACGATATCGAGTACGGGATCGACGACCGGCCGCCGCTGGGCGAATCGTTCGTCCTCGGCGTGCAACACTACCTGACGATGGTGGGGGCGAACATCGCCGTGCCGCTGATTCTGGCGGAGGCGATGGGGATGCCGGACGATATCACCGCGCAGTTCATCGGCACCTTCTTCGTCGTCTCGGGGATCGCGACGCTGGCCCAGACGACGTTCGGAAACCGCTACCCGATCGTGCAGGGCGCGCCGTTCTCGATGCTCGCGCCGGCGCTGGCGATCATCACCGTCGTGACCGTGGGCGGCGTCGGCGGCGGGGACTGGCAGGCTGCTCTCGTCCAATTACAGGGGGCTATCATCGTCGCTGCGACGGTCGAGGTACTGATGGGGTACCTCGGGCTCGTCGGCAAACTCCGACGATTCCTCTCGCCGGTCGTCATCGCGCCGACGATCATGCTCATCGGCCTCTCGCTGTTCAGCGCGGGCCAGATCACCGCACGGGAGCAGAGTTGGTGGCTGCTGGGACTGACGCTCGGGCTCATCCTGCTGTTCTCGCAGTACCTCGACGTCAAACACCGGGCGTTCAAACTGTATCCGGTCATCCTGGCGCTCGTGATCGCGTGGGTCGTCGCCGCGGCGCTGTCGGCGACCGGCGTGATCGTCGACGGGCATCCGGGATACGTCCCGCTCGAGGACGTCACCGACACGCAGCCGTTCCTGCCGATCTATCCGTTTCAGTGGGGTGCGCCGCAGTTTACGACCGCGTTCATCGTCGGGATGTTCGCCGGCGTCCTGGCATCGATCGTCGAGAGTATCGGCGACTACTACGCGGTCGCGAACCTGACCGGCTCCGGCGCGCCGAGCGAACGGCGAATCAACCACGGCATCGGCATGGAGGGCCTGATGAACGTCTTCGCCGGCATCATGGGCACCGCCGGCTCGACCTCCTACTCCGAGAACATCGGCGCGATCGGGCTGACCGGCGTCGCCTCCCGCTACGTCGTCCAGTTGGGCGCGCTCGTCATGCTGTTCGTCGGCTTCGTCGGCTACTTCGGCCAGCTGATCGCGACGATTCCCGACCCAATCGTCGGCGGCCTGTTCATCGCCATGTTCGGCCAGATCGTCGCCGTCGGCGTCTCCAACCTGCGCCACGTCGACCTCGAGTCCTCGCGAAACACGTTCATCGTCGGCTTCGCGCTGTTCGTCGGGCTGGCGATCCCCGCCTACATGGGCAACTTCGATAGCACGATCGCGTTTCGCGAGACCCTCGGCCTCGAGGCGACGCTCGCCTCGCTGCCAGTCTGGGCCGAGGCGGCGGTGCAGGTCGTCGTCGATACCGTCTACATCATCGGCTCGACCGGCATGGCCGTCGGCGGGCTCGCCGCGCTGATTCTCGACAACACGATCGCCGGCTCGCGCGAGGAGCGCGGCCTCGCCCACTGGGATCGGATCACCGAAGACGAGTCCGAGTTCGACTCCTTCTGGGACCGCTGGCTCGGCGCCGGCGGCGCCTCGAGCGCCGATTCCGGTCGGAGCGACTGA
- a CDS encoding VWA domain-containing protein, with the protein MVVNAGGKKSSSLPFPAIVGQEDLKRVLLCVAANDDLDGALIAGEKGTAKSTAVRGLVDLLPEQRAVADCPYGCAPDDSALQCDDCRDRDPDDMPIETRPVPLVTLPLGATRDRVVGTLSVEDALAGEADFDPGLLARAHRGILYVDEVNLLDDHLVDVLLDAAASGVNRVERDGISVSHPAEFTLIGTMNPEEGDLRPQLRDRFALQASVEGSQDIDERVEIMDRVLEGGDGDSEPQTRYNDDITALRETLLEARKRLPTVDLPREFKEEIADLCLEAGVDGHRGDVAIARTAMTIAALEGRTTVIGPDVHEAASYALPHRLRSTPFEDEPELDDLLEDRFDGGANEGDGEDSEPDEGEAKGDEHSDDEPNAESGDEPGESDPDGDENDATDDESGDDDSSSGPDSENRPESDDESAPEQAAADAGSASADDDSSENDESDSNADDSNSSPDDGDADETAQPLVPGQRRAEIGDASAPDLETPEAERDSGTATGGSRATTAPSVDNRGSRVRTEPADWDGPIDAAASVRSAAARGESQVEKRDLRQSVRTGDASVTIVFAVDASASMRPAMRTAKGVVLELLRDSYEHRDEVAFVAFAGQDADVLLPPTDSVSLAARHLKDLPSGDRTPLPAGLETTADVLERAETDASVVVLVTDGRANVAEGSPTESTRRAARRLARRGAHVVVVDAGDDSRAGLSALVADETDGDLIDLEALSPEAVRTAADRAASE; encoded by the coding sequence ATGGTTGTAAACGCCGGGGGTAAAAAATCTTCGTCGCTTCCCTTTCCGGCGATCGTGGGACAGGAGGACTTGAAGCGCGTCCTGTTGTGCGTCGCGGCCAACGACGACTTAGACGGCGCGCTGATCGCCGGCGAGAAGGGGACCGCGAAGTCGACGGCGGTGCGCGGGCTGGTCGACCTGCTTCCCGAACAGCGAGCCGTCGCGGACTGTCCGTACGGCTGCGCGCCCGACGACTCCGCGCTGCAGTGCGACGACTGCCGGGACCGCGATCCGGACGACATGCCAATCGAAACGCGACCGGTTCCACTCGTGACGCTGCCGCTGGGCGCGACTCGAGACCGCGTCGTCGGCACCCTCTCGGTCGAGGACGCGCTGGCGGGCGAGGCCGACTTCGATCCCGGCCTGCTGGCCCGCGCCCACCGCGGCATCCTCTACGTGGACGAGGTGAACCTGCTGGACGACCACCTCGTGGACGTCCTCCTCGACGCGGCCGCCAGCGGCGTGAATCGCGTCGAGCGCGACGGGATCAGCGTCTCCCACCCCGCGGAGTTCACGCTAATCGGGACGATGAATCCCGAGGAGGGCGATCTACGCCCGCAACTTCGGGATCGGTTCGCTCTGCAGGCGAGCGTCGAGGGTTCGCAGGATATCGACGAACGCGTCGAGATTATGGACCGCGTGCTCGAGGGCGGCGACGGCGATTCGGAGCCGCAAACGCGATACAACGACGACATTACAGCCCTCCGCGAAACCCTCCTCGAGGCCCGAAAACGACTTCCGACCGTCGACCTCCCGCGCGAGTTCAAAGAAGAGATTGCCGACCTCTGTCTCGAGGCCGGCGTCGACGGCCACCGCGGCGACGTGGCGATCGCCCGCACCGCGATGACGATCGCCGCGCTCGAGGGGCGAACGACGGTGATCGGGCCGGACGTGCACGAGGCTGCGAGCTACGCGCTGCCCCACCGCCTTCGAAGCACGCCCTTCGAGGACGAACCGGAGCTCGACGACCTGCTCGAGGATCGGTTCGACGGCGGGGCTAATGAGGGAGACGGCGAAGACAGCGAACCCGACGAGGGCGAGGCCAAGGGTGACGAGCACAGCGACGACGAGCCGAACGCCGAAAGCGGGGACGAACCCGGCGAATCCGACCCCGATGGGGACGAGAACGACGCCACCGACGACGAGTCGGGCGATGACGACTCGAGTTCCGGTCCTGACAGCGAAAATCGGCCGGAAAGCGACGATGAATCCGCCCCAGAGCAGGCAGCCGCGGATGCCGGCAGCGCGAGTGCGGACGACGACTCGAGCGAGAACGACGAGTCCGATTCGAACGCGGACGATTCGAACTCGAGTCCGGACGACGGCGACGCGGACGAAACCGCCCAGCCGCTCGTGCCCGGCCAGCGACGGGCCGAGATCGGCGACGCCTCGGCGCCGGACCTCGAGACGCCCGAAGCCGAGCGCGATAGCGGAACCGCGACCGGCGGCTCGCGCGCGACCACCGCGCCGAGCGTCGATAACCGCGGCTCTCGCGTTCGGACCGAACCCGCGGACTGGGACGGACCGATCGACGCCGCCGCATCCGTTCGGTCAGCGGCAGCGCGCGGCGAGTCGCAGGTCGAAAAACGGGACCTCCGGCAGTCCGTCCGCACCGGGGACGCGTCGGTGACGATCGTCTTCGCCGTCGACGCCAGCGCCTCGATGCGGCCGGCGATGCGAACCGCCAAAGGCGTCGTCCTTGAGTTGCTGCGCGACAGCTACGAGCACCGCGACGAGGTCGCGTTCGTCGCCTTCGCTGGCCAGGACGCCGACGTCCTGCTGCCGCCGACCGACAGCGTCTCGCTGGCCGCGCGCCACCTCAAGGACCTCCCGTCCGGCGACCGAACGCCGCTGCCCGCGGGCCTTGAGACGACCGCGGACGTCCTCGAGCGCGCCGAAACCGACGCGTCCGTGGTCGTGCTCGTGACCGACGGCCGAGCGAACGTCGCCGAGGGAAGTCCGACCGAGTCGACCCGGCGGGCTGCACGCCGACTCGCACGGCGCGGCGCACACGTCGTCGTGGTCGACGCCGGCGACGACTCGCGGGCCGGCCTCTCGGCGCTGGTCGCCGACGAAACCGACGGCGATCTGATCGACCTCGAGGCGCTGTCGCCGGAAGCGGTGCGAACGGCGGCCGACCGCGCTGCATCCGAGTAG